TCCACCATTCAGAAAGCGAGTATATCTCCACATAAGCTTGAAGCTCATCCAGCTTTGCCTCAGTGTCCATGTTGTTCCACTTGCAACCCGATGGAGGCTTTGGCAACTCATCAGAGTAGAACCAACTCACAAGTTTTGTTAACCCCAGCCAGCTCACAGGAACGTTTAGTCTATCCAAATGGCTGCAGATTTTTAAGAGCCAATTATTAGATGTTTAGTCTTTTATTCCTCaataaaacaccaaaaagcATACATTAATCTCTGCTCACATTCCAGTAACACAGGAGCAGAAAATACCAAATAACTTCTTAGGTTTCGTCTACAAGAATTAGGGGTGGACTGTGGACACGCATACCCAAAGTATAATCTGACTCGCAGATAGTTTTGGTCCAGGGAGTCTCGTTACCCTGATCTACCGGATGGGGTTTCCATTTGAGTTGGGGATACTTGAAATTTACTTTATGAAAATCAGAACTAATACACCCACCAACATACGTTCACTATATATGccaaagaaaaattatgtgAACTAAGAGTAACTGTTACATACCTCTCCTGCATCCCGGACCGAAACAAGGCACGTAGGTATTCACAGCCTGACGACAGTATAACTCGGTGAGAGTGGGCATGAGGAGATGTTAAGGAACACATACGGCAGTTGAAGCAAGCCACGTTTGTTTCTTTAGGTACTAATATCACATCCCTGAAATTACAAGAATACTATGTCATAAAACCTGAGTTAATCTGATTGTTAGCGTCGAGAAGAATGATGAGACTGATAAACTTACGAGAAGTGGATGAGTTTAGGAGTGAGGGCAAGGGGTATATCAATTTCGGGTATTGAAGATCCCCACTTGGGTCTTCTTCTGCAGAGCATCTGCAGCAGAACCTTTGCCTTACAATGTTTCGCCAAAGGTTTCAGCTTTTTCAGTGTCGTGCTTTCTACTTCCACATAACCAGAGTAAGCAAATTCCAATAATTTAACAAGTGCCAAAATATCCACATTGGCAGACATGCGGATTTCTTGAACGGTTCTCTGAGATTTCTCAGTTGATATAGTTGAGCTACTGTGAGCTCCTTCCTTGGGAGGCAGTAGCATTGGACACCTGACCGCGATAATAACTTTGTTTACACTCGCACTATTTCCACTAGCAAAAAGGAGTCGCATATCACTATATTCCTCATCTTCATAAGCACACATGAGCCTTTTCCCCAACTTATGTTCGAAGCCGTAGTATCCAAAATAGCTTAGGATGTGTGCAGCATACCACCTTGGACCAGAGCCATATGTTCCATCGCGGATTTCCTTAAGTGTGGTGCATAACCGATCTTTCAAATTTCCGCTCTTCATTGAAAGTTCTTCAGCGTGATTCTGTCCAAAGAATGAATGATTTACCAACTCGGCCAAAGCCAAGAGAGCGTATAGAAGAAAGGCATCTTTGTTGTCCCAGTCTTCCGTACATACCCAGCAGCATATCCTCTTTTCAGTGATGCTCTGGGAAGAAGGAGCAAAACTTGATGCTCCAATATTTTCCCAATTCCTTTGATACCAGCTACAGAAAGATAAAAGTATCTCCAAACCCTGCTTTCTTAAAATGAAACTCGCATATTGAGGTATCGATGAATAGCATGCAAAGCCCACCAAACACACGGTAGTTTGGAGTATATTTGGCAGTATGTAACCTCCTGAAGATGGAATATAACTCAGAAAATTCACAAGGGAATTCAAATTTTGCTCACCACCTTCTTCTAGGATAAATGACAGGGTAACTCGGGCCCTCGATGATATGTATTTGGAGGGAGAACATATCATCATTAGCACTGCTCTTGATGCTGACTCGCTATGGGAGGCGCTGATAATATCATTTTGACATATTTGATAGCCTTTCTGAACCGACCTCGAAAAGGACAAGCTTAAAAAAgaagtcaaaagaaaaataatcagaatAGATAATAAGATCATATCCAAAAAGAGGCGGTTGAgggaaacaaaacaaccaaTGTCTTACCAGGCACATGTGACAAGAAAGTTGAGGCAGAGTTCATCTCCACGCAAAATGGAATCAAACTCTTCCTCACAGTGAGCTGCCAAGAATCCAATTATATCCCAAACGTATGACCTCAGACTAGGTAAAAAATTGGCATTCAGTACCTTCTCAGCAACtaaaacttcttcttccagaGATACATAACCATCCAAGGATTGACTATGAAAGTTCTCCACAACAAGACTAAGAAGCGCTTCAGAGATCCGATACTTCCAGAAATAAATATGATGTTGTCCTTCCCAACGAGTGATTAGAGCCAGTTTACAAGCCTCCACAAGCAAAGACATCTGGTCAAGTTCAAGCTTTCCTGAGCTCAAGAACCACTTACCCATGGTCCGAACGGTAGCCTTTACTAGGGACTCAGAACACATGTTTATCATCTTCAAGCACTCTCGGTTACCTGTCTGAGCAACGGCTACTGATtagaaatccaaaaatatagttaaaatAAAGGTCAACAGGGCGAGGTGCTATTACCGCAAGCCTTTGTGCTAGCTTTAACCCTTCAATTCGAGCATTTTGAGAGCTTGACTCCTCCATGCAGCTAATCATCATATCTAACATAGGCTTCCCATTGTCTAAAAGCTCATTGGCACCATGGCCACAAAGAGCTGAacagaaaaacagagaaacaccCAAGGGACAAGATAAGGCCAATTTAGTTGGCAGCTCAGTAGAGAACATAATATCTAAGTTTGATAAGCATATATGTACCTAGAGAAGAATAGAGCTTCAAAGTTGCAACTGTCAAACCCATATCAGGCTTCTGACTAACACTCTCCAATACACCCATCAAGGCAGGGTTGTTCCAAACAGAATACCTAGACTGAGGCCACTTCAACATAATTGTACTCAGAAGCAAAGCCATCTCTTGAAACCATTCCACTGACATACTCCCCTCAGAAAAGATCTGCAAATTACCAACAACAGAAACCACAGTTTTCTCATCCTCTAAAATCTTCCACACTTCTTTTTCCTTAGTTTCTCTCACGTTCACAAGAATAGCGTTCAAAGCAACGGCACAGGGAAGCGAAACATCGAATTGTTGACAACATAACAGAGGTGATAAAGACTCCACGAGATCCAAAGAATATGAATGCAAGATAGAAGGAGGAACAATACGAATCAACCTAATAACTACATTGGCTGCCAAACCAACCACTGCTCTGTTTTTACTCCCTAGAATAAACACCAAAGCCCCGGCTATATCAGAAATTGAATCCTaagcaacacaaaaaaaaaaaaaaaactttggaaTCAAGCAAAAAAGacaatttcaacaaaaaaagttaagaaatttaaacGAGTTAGAGATGGAAACAGACCTTGATAAGACGATTGTTAGCTGTTGCACGAGAAAAACAATCAAGGAAAGCTGAAATCGACTTCACGACATGTCTCTGTATCTCAATATCAGTACActtccacttcttctctttctcatcacaaaccctaacaagccaacaaccaaaattttctcaggaaacaaattcaaaaaggGAAAACAGCAAATTAAACATCGAGAGATTGAGAGTAAAGAGCAAAAAGAGGACCTGAAGCCAAGATTGAGAGCGTGATAAAGACGGTGGTGAAGAGTATTGATGTGGGCAGTGGTGTTTCCTCCCTTTGACGACGCCATATCTGTCGCCGGAGTTTTCGTTCTGACTGAAAATTGACCGGTGGATTTGATACAACGGAGTGATTGATACACGACACAGAGAGACCGTCCtttgattttttgataatGGGCCTTTAAATAAGGCTTTCTCTTCCAAACTAATTCGCATATTTCTATTCccaaacaattataaaattaataaacccgaaataatttttaaaaaatcatcacgcaattcaaaaaatgttttccttaaaaaaattgtagtgtAAACTGAAATTTATCAGCATTATTATGCACTCATTTCCTTATGAATAAAATCAGTAAAAGAAATTTAGAGTTAAAAGACACACATTCACATATCTATGTTTGAACATTATTTAGCTCGTTGACTAgcttgaagaaaaagagacaacGACCCACGTTTATGTCTTTAATCTTTATAACAGGAGATACATCAAACCGGAGGGAGAAGAAGTTGTTTGAGTCTTAACAAGAGTGTGTGAGTAACATAAATACAAGGAGATCGAGTAATTAGTGTGAGCATCATCTTAAGAGATTATTAGTGTTGTAAAGTGTTCAGAGTTAAGTTTACTAATGAATGAATGATACTTGAGGAGCAAGGATTGCTGAAATCGTCGGAGAAGATGAACAGACGGGAGAAACGATGAAGAGATCGCGAgcagaattagggttttagaagTCGTCGCTCTAGAAGATGAACAAATAGAGACAAGGGTCCCAGAAGGACATAAGCGGCTAGACAGTGCAGCGACGGAGGCGACGACTGCGCAGCTAGGGTTGGTTTTGAAATCGTAGGGATTTATATTGGGTTTCTTCTAGTCTcttaattcatatttttattcacttattttgtttttaactgtttccaaaataattcaaaattggTATTGTTGTAAataatttggaaaagaaagggttatatgtattttatccaaacaaaataagtaaGATAATTCGTTAattatcatttctttttcttttttcgagaagaaaactaattatCGTATATAATTATCATTTGAACCCCCTATATAGCaatcatctctttcttttcatcgtctcttcatttttctccTCGTAGACGGAGACATCACCGATGTGACTCGAGGGGTTGATGATTAAAAATAATGGTTACGAACCAAAACTGATAGTAAAGAAGACGTTATCCGAATCGGATCTTGCTTCTACTCTCTTTTCCACGACAATTCCGATTACGTCGACCCTCATCCAGGCCCCGTCGACTCCTCTCTGGACGAAACCGATGCCATTGTCAAACATTTCGACGCCTGATGATTCCTGACATTGAAGCTTTATCGCGTGGACTTTTTCTCGTTGTTGTGCCATGCAAGTACAGtaaaacctttataaattaatattcgataaattaatcatttttataaaataataaattctttCAGTATTTGGGACTAGTGTAAAAAGCgatacaaatcgataaattaataaaatattttttttttgaaaatcctatGTAAACATATAGTcccatcaatatcataaattaataattgtattaaaatatcagctatatatatatataagaaatttcaATGAAATATAATTCTAGTAtcgtttatttttgtaatttaatttaatatttttattatatcaaaaaaattcttgttgttttcaagatatgataattatttgtaattgattataaaaaaatattttaatcatcaaaaaaaatcttatatttttatagaaattaaaaaaatcttaccGTAGTATTCAGTCATTTAGTTACTATTTTTCATTGGGGTTTTTAGACCAATgatttgttacttttatttccaactgcatttgtttcatataaaaaCGTCGTGTATCGAgatttcctttcttttctttataaagaaatataaattggCCGTTATCTTTTTCCTCAAACTAAACAACTCAGatgaaacaaattcaaagactaaacaaatatgtatattttattcataGCCAATTGAAATAATATCAGCATTATATGTTTATGCAATCATATCCTTTTGAGTATAAccaaaaggaaacaaagagTTAAAAGACACATTCACACATCTACATGTTAGGCTTTATAACAGCACATTATTTTGATCATTTGCAACCATTTTTTCCCAAACTTGTAGTAATCTGATCAGATGAATCTTGAATACCTTCCAGATTCTTCCCTTCTGATGCCAACGAGCAAGACTGCGAAACGAAAAACACactcgaagaagaagaagattcagcAGTCGAAAACAACTCCCTTTCATCGAATCCCCTAGATTTCTTcatgtctctctcttcttcttcctcaggtTTCACTCTCTTTGACCCGTTGTAACGAACAGCCGAAGGTACTTGT
This sequence is a window from Arabidopsis thaliana chromosome 1 sequence. Protein-coding genes within it:
- a CDS encoding BTB/POZ domain-containing protein (BTB/POZ domain-containing protein; CONTAINS InterPro DOMAIN/s: BTB/POZ (InterPro:IPR013069), BTB/POZ fold (InterPro:IPR011333), Kelch related (InterPro:IPR013089), BTB/POZ-like (InterPro:IPR000210); Has 143 Blast hits to 130 proteins in 28 species: Archae - 0; Bacteria - 0; Metazoa - 38; Fungi - 0; Plants - 104; Viruses - 0; Other Eukaryotes - 1 (source: NCBI BLink).) → MASSKGGNTTAHINTLHHRLYHALNLGFRVCDEKEKKWKCTDIEIQRHVVKSISAFLDCFSRATANNRLIKDSISDIAGALVFILGSKNRAVVGLAANVVIRLIRIVPPSILHSYSLDLVESLSPLLCCQQFDVSLPCAVALNAILVNVRETKEKEVWKILEDEKTVVSVVGNLQIFSEGSMSVEWFQEMALLLSTIMLKWPQSRYSVWNNPALMGVLESVSQKPDMGLTVATLKLYSSLALCGHGANELLDNGKPMLDMMISCMEESSSQNARIEGLKLAQRLATGNRECLKMINMCSESLVKATVRTMGKWFLSSGKLELDQMSLLVEACKLALITRWEGQHHIYFWKYRISEALLSLVVENFHSQSLDGYVSLEEEVLVAEKVLNANFLPSLRSYVWDIIGFLAAHCEEEFDSILRGDELCLNFLVTCACLSFSRSVQKGYQICQNDIISASHSESASRAVLMMICSPSKYISSRARVTLSFILEEGGEQNLNSLVNFLSYIPSSGGYILPNILQTTVCLVGFACYSSIPQYASFILRKQGLEILLSFCSWYQRNWENIGASSFAPSSQSITEKRICCWVCTEDWDNKDAFLLYALLALAELVNHSFFGQNHAEELSMKSGNLKDRLCTTLKEIRDGTYGSGPRWYAAHILSYFGYYGFEHKLGKRLMCAYEDEEYSDMRLLFASGNSASVNKVIIAVRCPMLLPPKEGAHSSSTISTEKSQRTVQEIRMSANVDILALVKLLEFAYSGYVEVESTTLKKLKPLAKHCKAKVLLQMLCRRRPKWGSSIPEIDIPLALTPKLIHFSDVILVPKETNVACFNCRMCSLTSPHAHSHRVILSSGCEYLRALFRSGMQESHLDRLNVPVSWLGLTKLVSWFYSDELPKPPSGCKWNNMDTEAKLDELQAYVEIYSLSEWWIMEELQNDCAHVILSCLESARELSIKTIELAASFSMWKLVEAAANHAAPIYHQLRDSGELDELDDELVNLIRTAAVQFSQQGG